A genomic region of Seriola aureovittata isolate HTS-2021-v1 ecotype China chromosome 21, ASM2101889v1, whole genome shotgun sequence contains the following coding sequences:
- the mrm1 gene encoding rRNA methyltransferase 1, mitochondrial, producing the protein MWVFSSAAHQHKLLLLWGRRLHQPVSASRVGSQFASYHITSTLLCPEDSSIKPVVKKRHRHKPVASDGWRDHERSVQSKVWKTEIPVLQTQKQRKGDVHRVSSELRKLCLEDSPAGRERPGIQKLTLDYKAESHEIVFGIAPCLLALTQGRRKAQKLFVKDGEVSHRASVLKVCEEACRRGVQVQRVSKKDLDTMSSGRVHQGVCLQASSLSYITEDRHLTPSSKDPPLWLVLEGIQDPMNLGAILRSAYFLGVDRVASSLCDSCPLTPVVSKASSGAMEVLGVYGYENLEDMLKLKVAQGWQVVGTVGSEAESRIPVTQCSAFKMTKPTLLLMGSEGEGLSQELLSLCQTLLTIPAGRDLFPGIESLNVSVATGILLHSLLSSRRSTR; encoded by the coding sequence ATGTGGGTATTCTCATCAGCAGCACATCAGCACAAACTGCTGCTTCTTTGGGGTAGGAGATTGCACCAGCCAGTGTCAGCCTCAAGAGTGGGCTCTCAGTTTGCCTCTTACCATATCACATCTACTCTCCTGTGCCCAGAGGACAGTAGCATCAAGCCTGTGGTGAAGAAACGACACAGACACAAGCCAGTTGCATCTGATGGATGGCGGGATCATGAGAGGTCAGTCCAGAGTAAAGTGTGGAAGACTGAGATCCCTGTGTTGCAGACTCAAAAGCAAAGGAAGGGAGACGTCCACAGAGTATCATCAGAACTCAGGAAACTGTGTCTGGAGGATTCCCCTGCGGGGAGGGAGAGGCCGGGGATACAGAAGTTGACATTGGATTACAAAGCAGAGAGCCACGAGATTGTTTTTGGCATCGCTCCCTGTCTCTTGGCTCTGACTCAGGGCAGAAGGAAGGCCCAAAAACTGTTTGTAAAAGATGGTGAGGTCTCTCACAGGGCCTCTGTGTTGAAGGTGTGTGAGGAGGCTTGTCGACGGGGAGTACAAGTCCAGCGGGTCAGCAAGAAGGATCTGGACACAATGTCTTCAGGGCGAGTACATCAAGGAGTATGTCTGCAAGCCAGTTCTCTGAGTTATATCACTGAAGACAGACACCTTACACCCAGCAGTAAAGACCCCCCTCTCTGGCTTGTCCTGGAAGGAATTCAGGACCCGATGAATCTCGGTGCCATCCTGCGCTCTGCTTATTTCCTCGGTGTGGACAGAGTGGCCAGCAGTCTTTGCGACAGCTGTCCATTGACTCCAGTGGTCAGCAAGGCCAGCTCAGGCGCCATGGAGGTGCTTGGAGTGTATGGATATGAAAACCTTGAAGATATGTTGAAGTTGAAGGTGGCACAGGGCTGGCAGGTGGTCGGCACAGTTGGATCTGAAGCAGAGTCTCGGATTCCTGTCACTCAGTGCTCGGCCTTTAAGATGACTAAACCCACGTTGTTGCTGATGGGAAGTGAGGGGGAAGGGTTGTCCcaggagctgctctctctctgccaaaCCCTGCTCACCATCCCAGCCGGCAGAGATTTGTTTCCCGGCATAGAGTCTCTGAATGTCTCTGTAGCTACCGGCATCCTGCTGCACTCTTTGCTGTCCTCTAGGAGGTCAACCAGATGA